Genomic DNA from Verrucomicrobiia bacterium:
AGGTCAGCTTTGAGCTATGCGCCGCAAGTAATCGAAGCTGTAGATGCCGGTGTTATGACCATCGGCCCAGGCAGGTTGGAGGGCATAGGCGCCAATTCGGATTAGCGCGCGCAACTCGAACGACGAGGGCCTCAGGGGTTGCTCCGGGCCTTTGTAGAGATTGCCCATGACATCGCGTTCGCCCTTGCACCCGGCGCAAGGGCAGGCGCGGCGGAGTTTTCCCAGTGGGATATACGTCTCCGTGCCGTCCTCCCATTTGATGGCGAGTTCGTTGCCGACGGATTGAATGTCGAGTGGCAGCATGACT
This window encodes:
- a CDS encoding DUF971 domain-containing protein gives rise to the protein MLPLDIQSVGNELAIKWEDGTETYIPLGKLRRACPCAGCKGERDVMGNLYKGPEQPLRPSSFELRALIRIGAYALQPAWADGHNTGIYSFDYLRRIAQS